Proteins encoded in a region of the Saccharothrix ecbatanensis genome:
- a CDS encoding GNAT family N-acetyltransferase, producing MVIRPLTADDIGTVVEFSLRAWAPVFDSFRAVLGVPIYTALFPDWESTQARAVEDVCRDDATAVWVADQLDRVVGFVAVRVGNGEIHMLAVDPDHQRQGIGAALTVFAVDRLREAGVMLAVVGTGGDPGHAPARRTYERAGFTAFPQVQYYKRLDG from the coding sequence ATGGTCATCCGCCCGCTGACGGCCGACGACATCGGCACCGTCGTGGAGTTCTCGCTGCGCGCGTGGGCTCCGGTGTTCGACTCGTTCCGCGCTGTCCTGGGCGTTCCGATCTACACCGCGCTGTTCCCGGACTGGGAGTCGACGCAGGCCCGAGCCGTCGAGGACGTCTGCCGGGACGATGCGACAGCCGTGTGGGTGGCCGACCAGCTGGACCGTGTCGTGGGTTTCGTCGCGGTCCGGGTGGGAAACGGCGAGATCCACATGCTGGCCGTCGACCCCGACCACCAGCGGCAGGGCATCGGCGCCGCCCTCACCGTTTTCGCCGTCGACCGCCTCCGGGAAGCGGGCGTCATGCTCGCCGTCGTCGGCACGGGCGGCGACCCCGGCCACGCCCCGGCCCGCCGCACCTACGAACGCGCGGGCTTCACCGCCTTCCCCCAGGTCCAGTACTACAAGCGGCTCGACGGATGA